Proteins encoded together in one Miscanthus floridulus cultivar M001 chromosome 16, ASM1932011v1, whole genome shotgun sequence window:
- the LOC136513372 gene encoding small ribosomal subunit protein uS12, whose product MGKTRGMGAGRKLKTHRRNQRWADKAYKKSHLGNEWKKPFAGSSHAKGIVLEKIGIEAKQPNSAIRKCARVQLVKNGKKIAAFVPNDGCLNYIEENDEVLIAGFGRKGHAVGDIPGVRFKVVKVSGVSLLALFKEKKEKPRS is encoded by the exons GAAGACACGCGGTATGGGAGCTGGGCGCAAGCTCAAGACCCACCGCAGGAACCAGAGGTGGGCTGACAAAGCATACAAGAAGAGCCACTTGGGCAATGAGTGGAAGAAACCCTTTGCTGGATCATCTCATGCCAAGGGCATCGTTCTGGAGAAGAT TGGTATTGAGGCCAAGCAGCCGAACTCTGCCATCCGTAAGTGTGCCCGTGTTCAGCTGGTGAAGAATGGGAAGAAGATTGCTGCCTTTGTGCCGAATGATGGTTGCCTGAACTACATTGAGGAGAAT GATGAGGTGTTGATTGCTGGATTTGGTCGTAAGGGCCATGCTGTGGGAGATATTCCTGGTGTCAGATTCAAGGTTGTGAAGGTATCTGGTGTGTCCCTGCTTGCACTCttcaaggagaagaaggagaagccaAGGTCTTAG